A DNA window from Chthonomonas sp. contains the following coding sequences:
- a CDS encoding MBOAT family protein, with product MLFTAPEFAAFLLITFGLYYVPAFRRFQVQILVGASMVFYSWTQPILLLLLVTSVVLNSVISYRTYFAKDAGSQLRWAISGVVVNLAILGFFKYGNLIFHLVKSAFDSPGVSGVQHTLGIALPIGISFYTFEGISLLVDVIRSKQGDTKVLGTGRIVDDNFWQHMLNTSLFVTFFPHLIAGPILKARHYFPQIKQKLFGEIPWDVAYRTLVMGFFLKMVVADNISAYTNFIKFPEYQTLSTATGLSLLFGYSMQIFADFAGYSLIAIGLGHLFGYELPDNFNFPYISRSLSEFWRRWHISLSTWLRDYLYIPLGGNKKGNVRTYINLALVMVLGGLWHGAALSYAVWGAYHGLGLAIERLFTRNPDRQIGQVGSALKLLAVFTFVSFGWLLFKLTEFHQVVDFCQHMAANLKLKNDLQVIGPTLLFSIPVVVYHLYNLDSLRARRAELISQGNAGYRARRIAIYAVLLTAIILNDGTSNDFIYFQF from the coding sequence ATGCTGTTCACCGCGCCCGAATTCGCCGCATTTTTGCTCATCACGTTCGGGCTCTATTACGTCCCCGCTTTTCGCCGATTCCAAGTTCAGATATTGGTCGGCGCGAGCATGGTTTTCTACTCGTGGACGCAGCCGATCCTGTTGCTTTTGCTTGTCACGAGCGTGGTGCTCAACTCGGTCATCAGCTACCGAACCTACTTTGCGAAAGATGCGGGCAGTCAATTGCGGTGGGCGATCAGCGGGGTGGTCGTCAATCTCGCGATTCTTGGCTTCTTTAAGTACGGCAACCTGATTTTTCATCTCGTCAAATCGGCGTTTGACTCGCCCGGTGTATCCGGCGTGCAGCATACGCTGGGCATAGCGCTGCCCATCGGGATTAGCTTCTACACGTTCGAGGGCATCAGTCTGCTGGTCGACGTGATCCGCTCAAAGCAAGGCGACACCAAGGTGCTCGGCACCGGCCGCATCGTGGACGACAATTTCTGGCAGCACATGCTCAACACGTCGCTGTTCGTGACGTTCTTCCCGCACCTTATCGCCGGCCCCATCCTCAAGGCGCGGCATTACTTCCCGCAAATCAAGCAAAAGTTGTTCGGCGAGATTCCGTGGGATGTGGCGTACCGAACGCTGGTCATGGGCTTCTTCCTCAAGATGGTGGTGGCCGACAATATCAGCGCCTACACCAACTTTATCAAGTTCCCCGAGTACCAAACCCTCAGCACGGCGACGGGGCTTTCGCTGCTGTTTGGTTACTCGATGCAGATCTTCGCCGACTTCGCGGGGTACTCGCTCATCGCGATCGGTCTTGGGCACTTGTTTGGCTACGAACTCCCGGACAACTTCAACTTCCCGTACATCTCGCGTTCGCTCAGCGAGTTTTGGCGGCGCTGGCATATCTCGCTCTCCACGTGGCTTCGCGATTACCTCTACATTCCGCTCGGCGGAAACAAGAAGGGCAATGTCCGCACGTACATCAATCTCGCTTTGGTCATGGTGCTTGGCGGGCTTTGGCATGGCGCGGCCCTCTCTTACGCGGTTTGGGGTGCGTATCACGGGCTCGGTCTTGCGATTGAGCGGCTGTTCACGCGGAACCCGGATCGCCAAATAGGACAGGTTGGTTCGGCGCTCAAACTGCTGGCCGTGTTCACGTTCGTGAGTTTCGGGTGGCTGCTGTTCAAGCTCACCGAATTCCACCAAGTGGTGGACTTCTGCCAGCACATGGCGGCTAACCTTAAGCTGAAAAACGACCTGCAGGTCATCGGGCCGACGCTATTGTTCTCCATTCCGGTGGTCGTCTACCACCTCTACAATTTGGACTCGCTACGCGCTCGGCGGGCGGAGCTGATTTCGCAAGGCAACGCCGGATATCGGGCGCGGCGCATCGCCATCTACGCGGTCCTGCTGACCGCGATTATCCTCAACGACGGAACTTCCAATGACTTCATCTACTTCCAGTTCTAA
- the pdxH gene encoding pyridoxamine 5'-phosphate oxidase, with protein sequence MDRSSYTKGELTEASLLPNPLKMLAAWLEDARHETESTAMCLSTVSADGWPNGRMVLCRGIDEHGIVFYTNYDSQKGHEIEATHRAAATFWWGYLERQVRLQGELTRVSAAESDAYFLSRPIESQLASTISPQSQVIGSREELEELMAKAMPGPRPENWGGYRLVPRWVEFWQGRPARLHDRLRYVREDDAWRVERLAP encoded by the coding sequence ATGGATCGCAGTTCGTACACGAAGGGAGAATTGACCGAGGCGAGCCTGCTGCCGAACCCCTTAAAGATGCTGGCAGCGTGGCTTGAGGACGCCCGCCACGAGACCGAATCCACGGCCATGTGCCTGAGCACGGTCTCCGCCGATGGTTGGCCGAATGGCCGGATGGTGCTCTGCCGCGGCATTGACGAGCACGGCATCGTGTTCTACACCAACTACGACTCGCAAAAGGGCCACGAGATTGAAGCCACTCATCGCGCCGCCGCCACGTTTTGGTGGGGCTATCTCGAGCGGCAAGTGCGGCTGCAAGGCGAGCTCACCCGGGTCTCGGCGGCCGAGTCCGACGCCTACTTCCTCAGCCGTCCCATCGAGAGCCAACTCGCCTCGACCATCAGCCCGCAAAGCCAGGTCATTGGTAGCCGCGAAGAACTCGAAGAGCTCATGGCCAAGGCGATGCCTGGCCCGCGACCCGAGAATTGGGGCGGGTACCGTCTGGTTCCGCGCTGGGTTGAATTTTGGCAAGGACGTCCGGCACGACTGCACGATCGATTGCGATACGTGCGAGAGGACGACGCCTGGCGGGTTGAGCGCCTAGCTCCCTAG
- the tatC gene encoding twin-arginine translocase subunit TatC, translated as MRRHLPEDPEEFRLSFIGHLEELRTRLIRSLMILLFAWVGAWFLQPSVYRALEKVVMGAVPKGTQSTVAFHTITDPFMLKLSNSLVLGIMIASPLLILQLWAFIAPGLKPNERLPFQRGAPAAILLFAIGCFFGWIVLPSAYEWFGSYLEDYGNAGLFQDPLKMVSLSLKMLLAFGIGFQLPLITFILYKFGILRPSTLNRYWRHSTVIIFIVSAVLTPSNDPFSMLMMALPLTILFFGTIVVIRAIESRQPWPAELNRLDV; from the coding sequence GTGAGGCGGCACCTTCCGGAAGACCCGGAAGAGTTCCGCCTCTCTTTTATTGGTCACCTGGAGGAGCTGCGAACGCGGCTCATTCGGTCGCTCATGATCCTCTTGTTTGCCTGGGTCGGCGCTTGGTTCTTGCAACCCTCCGTCTATCGGGCGCTGGAGAAAGTGGTCATGGGCGCGGTTCCGAAGGGCACGCAGTCAACGGTCGCGTTTCACACGATCACCGACCCGTTCATGCTCAAGCTCTCCAACTCGCTGGTGCTGGGCATCATGATCGCGTCTCCGCTGCTGATCCTCCAACTTTGGGCGTTCATCGCTCCCGGACTCAAGCCAAACGAACGACTGCCCTTCCAGCGCGGTGCGCCGGCCGCGATTTTGCTGTTCGCCATCGGATGCTTCTTTGGCTGGATCGTCTTACCCTCGGCCTACGAGTGGTTTGGCAGCTACTTGGAAGACTACGGCAACGCCGGGCTCTTCCAAGACCCCCTAAAAATGGTGAGCCTCAGCCTAAAAATGCTGCTCGCGTTTGGCATCGGCTTCCAGCTCCCGCTCATCACATTTATCCTCTACAAGTTTGGAATCCTGCGCCCGAGCACGCTCAACCGCTATTGGCGGCACAGCACGGTCATCATCTTCATCGTCTCGGCGGTGCTCACGCCGAGCAACGACCCCTTTAGCATGCTGATGATGGCGCTGCCCTTGACAATCTTGTTCTTCGGGACGATCGTGGTGATCCGCGCGATTGAGTCCCGCCAGCCATGGCCCGCGGAACTCAATCGGCTCGACGTTTAG
- a CDS encoding UvrD-helicase domain-containing protein: MVIPFDPSTLNPQQRLAVEWPGGPIMILAGAGSGKTRVITCRIARLIAEGVAPYRILSVTFTNKAAKEMRERIEEMVGSSDARSLWMGTFHSICARMLRMEGKAIGIDPSFVVYDDGDQLTLIKDILKAQNLDDKAFQPRGILSEISRAKEKMVTPEVYKREAATFFEQRVAEIYPVYQNRLTKASALDFDDILYYAVKLLEDAPEVRQKYQQRFQHVLIDEYQDVNFTQYRFAQLIGEGHRNLTIVGDDDQSIYGWRGADVSLMLRFGSDYPDAKIITLDQNYRSTKKILDAAFHVIKHNRSRTDKRLWTENNDGQLIIVKETGSENDEAMAVADLVLSHQRRTGRKFGEYAVLYRTNAMSRAFEEAFLTMRVPHILVGGVRFYERKEVKDLIGYLRVVQNPNDTISLKRILNTPTRGIGATTVGKLEGWATKYARTAFEALSDQELQIGMTTKTRGAVQSFVGLIEDARQMADEGQPVTAILKHLLKYSGYEDELRAERTEESISRLENLQELVNVTTTYDASDEEGRGLFGFLESVSLISDIDTLTETGEAVTLMTLHSSKGLEFPVVFLVGMEENVFPHSRAQNDPSELEEERRLAYVGITRAREELIMTHARRRTVFGSANFNRRSRFLDDIPEDLLQLEYAPGSAYGYESPVRSVRSEREGGYQVINKAVREEPEEVFTAWEAPFKVGQRVTHAKFGIGIVIACAPLKNDCEVTVTFPGVIGTKKMVQSFAKLVVIE, translated from the coding sequence ATGGTGATTCCATTCGACCCCTCCACGCTGAACCCCCAACAGAGACTGGCCGTCGAGTGGCCGGGCGGCCCCATCATGATTTTAGCGGGCGCGGGTTCGGGCAAAACGCGGGTCATCACGTGCCGCATTGCGCGGCTCATCGCCGAGGGCGTGGCGCCTTACCGCATCCTGAGTGTCACGTTCACCAACAAGGCGGCCAAGGAGATGCGGGAGCGCATCGAAGAGATGGTCGGTTCGAGCGACGCCCGGTCGCTTTGGATGGGCACCTTCCACAGCATCTGCGCGCGCATGCTCCGCATGGAAGGTAAGGCCATTGGGATTGACCCCAGTTTTGTTGTCTATGACGACGGCGACCAACTGACCTTGATCAAGGACATTCTCAAGGCGCAGAACCTGGACGACAAGGCGTTTCAGCCGCGAGGCATCCTCAGCGAGATTAGCCGCGCGAAGGAAAAAATGGTGACGCCCGAGGTTTACAAGCGCGAGGCGGCGACATTCTTCGAGCAGCGCGTCGCGGAGATTTATCCGGTGTATCAAAACCGGCTCACCAAGGCGTCGGCCCTGGACTTCGACGACATCCTCTACTATGCGGTGAAGCTGCTGGAGGACGCGCCCGAGGTTCGCCAGAAGTATCAGCAGCGATTTCAGCACGTGCTGATCGACGAGTACCAGGACGTCAACTTTACGCAATATCGGTTTGCCCAGCTGATTGGGGAGGGTCACCGCAACCTCACGATCGTCGGCGACGACGACCAGTCGATTTATGGCTGGCGCGGGGCGGATGTGTCACTCATGTTGCGATTCGGCTCGGACTACCCCGACGCCAAAATCATCACGCTGGATCAGAACTACCGCTCGACGAAGAAGATTTTGGACGCCGCGTTCCACGTGATCAAGCACAACCGATCGCGAACCGACAAGCGTCTTTGGACCGAAAACAACGACGGGCAGCTGATCATCGTCAAGGAGACAGGCTCGGAGAACGACGAGGCGATGGCTGTCGCCGACCTTGTACTGAGTCACCAGCGACGCACCGGTCGCAAGTTCGGCGAGTACGCCGTGCTCTACCGCACCAACGCCATGAGCCGCGCCTTTGAAGAAGCGTTCCTCACGATGCGCGTTCCGCATATCCTGGTGGGCGGCGTCCGGTTCTACGAGCGCAAGGAAGTCAAGGACTTGATCGGATACTTGCGCGTGGTGCAAAACCCGAACGACACGATTAGCCTCAAGCGGATTTTGAACACCCCGACGCGCGGCATCGGGGCGACTACGGTGGGCAAACTCGAGGGCTGGGCGACCAAATACGCCCGCACCGCGTTTGAGGCGCTGAGCGACCAAGAACTGCAGATCGGCATGACGACCAAGACCCGCGGCGCGGTTCAGTCGTTCGTCGGCCTGATTGAGGACGCCCGGCAGATGGCGGATGAAGGGCAGCCCGTCACCGCGATCCTCAAGCATCTGCTCAAATACAGTGGGTATGAAGACGAGCTTCGCGCCGAACGCACCGAAGAGAGCATTAGCCGCCTGGAAAACTTGCAAGAGCTGGTGAACGTAACCACGACCTACGACGCGAGCGACGAAGAGGGGCGTGGGCTGTTCGGGTTTTTGGAGAGCGTTTCGCTGATCAGCGACATCGACACGCTCACCGAAACCGGCGAGGCCGTGACCTTGATGACGCTGCACAGCAGCAAGGGCCTGGAGTTTCCGGTGGTGTTTTTGGTCGGGATGGAAGAAAATGTCTTCCCGCATTCGCGGGCGCAAAACGACCCCAGCGAATTGGAAGAAGAGCGGCGGCTTGCCTATGTGGGCATCACTCGTGCCCGCGAGGAGTTGATCATGACGCACGCCCGTCGGCGGACCGTGTTTGGCAGCGCCAACTTCAATCGCCGGTCGCGGTTCTTGGACGACATTCCGGAAGACCTGTTGCAGCTGGAGTATGCGCCGGGTTCGGCGTATGGCTACGAATCGCCCGTGCGGAGCGTGCGCAGCGAACGCGAGGGCGGCTATCAGGTGATCAACAAGGCGGTCCGCGAGGAGCCCGAAGAAGTGTTCACCGCGTGGGAGGCGCCGTTCAAGGTCGGCCAGCGGGTGACGCACGCCAAGTTCGGCATCGGCATTGTCATTGCCTGTGCGCCTTTGAAGAACGATTGCGAAGTCACGGTGACGTTCCCCGGCGTGATCGGCACGAAGAAGATGGTGCAGAGCTTCGCCAAGCTGGTGGTGATCGAGTGA
- a CDS encoding HIT domain-containing protein, translated as MERLYAPWRMLYLKGESASRVEVPAGGSLFAALAARGNDAEAGIVFRGEHSFVILNAFPYSNGHLMVVPNRITGDIAALNGAELKEINQLVKAAVCWLRLAYNPQGFNVGINIGEASGAGIPNHIHWHIVPRWSGDTNFMTTVGEVRVLPQTLEDTFNLLVKISAQNPPDLS; from the coding sequence ATGGAACGCCTCTATGCTCCCTGGCGCATGCTCTACCTGAAGGGTGAATCTGCGAGCCGAGTAGAGGTTCCAGCGGGCGGAAGCCTGTTTGCCGCCCTAGCCGCACGGGGCAACGACGCCGAGGCTGGAATCGTGTTTCGAGGCGAGCATTCGTTTGTGATTCTCAACGCGTTCCCTTACTCCAACGGTCACCTCATGGTCGTGCCGAACCGCATCACAGGCGACATCGCCGCCCTCAACGGAGCCGAGCTCAAGGAAATTAACCAATTGGTGAAGGCCGCCGTTTGTTGGCTGCGCCTCGCCTACAACCCGCAGGGGTTCAACGTCGGCATCAACATCGGCGAGGCTTCAGGAGCCGGAATTCCGAACCATATTCACTGGCACATCGTGCCGCGCTGGAGCGGCGACACCAACTTCATGACCACCGTCGGCGAAGTACGCGTACTCCCGCAAACGCTGGAAGACACGTTTAACCTTTTGGTTAAAATCAGCGCCCAGAACCCGCCGGACCTTTCGTAA
- a CDS encoding AAA family ATPase: MSAESRVETILLMLEQLKQEGATDRLKFENQLFALRAEIEQIAQSEAEREALLSQYAEAYEKLTAPANRIGLYLQPLADSRHLIAQGEGELVALADPKVNPDDLTTGTRVLLNEAYAIVGTLPPHEGGAQFRVIEVVDERRLRIAVDAQGSATRLVWRGPTLSEVVAGDEVRVEPSGRVAVETIPSQETQDYFVEEVPPVEWSDVGGQQEAIRLIRETIEHPLLYPEIYARFGKKPIKGVLLFGPPGCGKTLIGKAIAHNLAKEYSARVGHEVKDYFMHISGPKILNMWLGESERMVREIFATARKKAKEGKLVVIFIDEAESLLRTRSSGRQLNISNTIVPQFCAELDGMVSLENVVIVLTSNRPDFIDPAILRPERIDRKVKIARPDRESSESILAIHLAGDTPLDPELLTEWRGEAECARKALIEGTVAHLWRENKETEFLQLTERSSGQRTLYWLDMVSGALLKSVVDRAKEAAIRRAISEPTVPHGISMADMREALVAEFRENEIFPRSDATGDWLKLIDIEPEQIVSVRPLAGQKVRASKSDII; encoded by the coding sequence ATGTCCGCCGAATCGCGAGTCGAAACCATCCTTTTGATGCTGGAACAGCTGAAGCAAGAAGGGGCCACCGATCGCCTGAAATTTGAAAACCAGCTCTTCGCGTTGCGGGCCGAAATCGAGCAGATCGCCCAATCCGAAGCCGAGCGCGAGGCGTTGCTCTCGCAATACGCCGAAGCATACGAAAAGCTCACCGCACCGGCCAACCGCATCGGGCTGTATTTGCAACCGCTGGCCGATAGTCGTCACCTGATTGCGCAGGGCGAAGGCGAGCTCGTTGCCCTGGCCGACCCCAAGGTCAACCCCGACGATCTCACGACCGGCACCCGCGTCCTGCTCAACGAGGCTTACGCCATCGTCGGCACGCTTCCGCCGCACGAGGGCGGCGCGCAGTTCCGCGTGATTGAAGTTGTGGACGAGCGTCGCCTGCGCATCGCAGTGGACGCGCAAGGCTCCGCCACGCGCCTGGTGTGGCGTGGCCCGACGCTGAGCGAAGTGGTGGCTGGCGACGAAGTGCGCGTGGAGCCCTCCGGGCGCGTCGCGGTCGAAACCATCCCCAGCCAGGAGACCCAAGACTATTTTGTGGAAGAGGTGCCGCCGGTGGAATGGTCGGATGTGGGCGGTCAGCAGGAGGCCATTCGTCTGATCCGCGAGACCATCGAGCACCCTCTGCTCTATCCCGAAATCTATGCCCGCTTCGGCAAGAAGCCCATTAAGGGCGTGCTCCTCTTCGGCCCTCCCGGCTGCGGAAAAACCCTCATTGGCAAGGCGATTGCCCACAATCTCGCGAAGGAGTATTCCGCCCGCGTTGGCCACGAGGTGAAGGACTACTTCATGCACATTTCGGGACCCAAAATTCTGAATATGTGGCTTGGCGAAAGCGAACGCATGGTGCGCGAAATCTTCGCCACTGCCCGCAAGAAAGCGAAGGAAGGCAAGCTGGTCGTCATCTTCATTGACGAAGCCGAATCGCTCCTCCGCACGCGCTCCTCGGGTCGCCAACTCAACATCAGCAACACCATCGTGCCGCAGTTCTGCGCTGAGCTCGATGGCATGGTGTCGCTGGAAAACGTCGTCATCGTGCTCACCAGCAACCGCCCCGATTTTATCGACCCGGCGATCCTCCGCCCTGAGCGCATTGACCGCAAGGTCAAAATCGCGCGACCGGACCGCGAGTCGTCGGAATCCATCTTGGCGATTCACCTGGCTGGCGACACCCCGCTCGATCCCGAACTCCTCACCGAGTGGCGCGGCGAAGCCGAGTGCGCCCGCAAGGCGCTGATTGAAGGCACGGTTGCCCACCTCTGGCGAGAGAATAAGGAGACCGAATTCCTGCAACTCACCGAGCGATCGAGCGGCCAGCGCACGCTCTACTGGCTCGACATGGTTAGCGGGGCCCTCCTCAAGTCGGTCGTGGATCGGGCGAAGGAGGCCGCGATTCGTCGAGCCATTAGCGAACCGACGGTGCCGCACGGCATCAGCATGGCCGACATGCGCGAGGCGTTGGTCGCCGAGTTCCGCGAGAACGAAATCTTCCCGCGTAGCGACGCCACCGGCGACTGGCTGAAGCTCATTGATATTGAGCCCGAGCAAATCGTCTCGGTGCGGCCGCTCGCCGGGCAGAAGGTGCGCGCGAGCAAAAGCGACATCATTTAA
- a CDS encoding META domain-containing protein codes for MSLLLSSLAGLAMTQSSHSHVITGTVTFRERIALTPRAEVTVFLDMMDGDQVIRISTVRMLLSGKQVPVAYTLPFTVPDRFAKRKFTVGAEIKDSDYGFWSTAKGVSVKVTGNAKVNMSLVKDAGAPAWAGPTWNLTSIMGNSVKVLGRAPMIKFDFAKREFQGHTGVNGLGGKFSWDSPTLQIDPGPMTMMAGSEEQMAVERNLLQSLQQVNRVEMRGNLLILLRDDRELLRYSRGK; via the coding sequence ATGAGTTTGTTACTCTCCTCGCTGGCCGGGTTGGCCATGACTCAATCGTCGCATTCGCATGTGATCACCGGTACCGTCACGTTTCGGGAGCGCATCGCGCTCACTCCTCGTGCCGAAGTCACGGTGTTCCTCGACATGATGGACGGCGACCAAGTGATTCGCATCAGCACGGTCCGCATGTTGCTGAGCGGAAAGCAGGTTCCGGTGGCGTACACATTGCCGTTTACCGTGCCCGACCGGTTTGCCAAGCGGAAGTTTACGGTTGGCGCGGAGATCAAGGATTCTGACTACGGCTTCTGGTCAACGGCCAAGGGAGTCTCGGTGAAAGTCACCGGAAACGCGAAGGTAAACATGAGCCTGGTGAAGGATGCCGGTGCCCCCGCCTGGGCGGGCCCGACGTGGAATCTCACTTCGATCATGGGCAATAGCGTGAAGGTTTTGGGCCGCGCTCCGATGATCAAGTTTGACTTCGCCAAGCGCGAGTTTCAGGGCCACACCGGAGTCAATGGGCTCGGCGGGAAATTTAGTTGGGATTCGCCCACGCTCCAAATTGATCCCGGCCCCATGACCATGATGGCGGGTTCGGAAGAGCAGATGGCGGTGGAGCGCAACCTGCTGCAAAGCCTTCAGCAAGTGAACCGCGTCGAGATGCGAGGGAACCTGCTGATCTTGCTGCGCGACGATCGAGAGTTGCTTCGCTACAGCCGAGGCAAGTAG
- a CDS encoding DUF177 domain-containing protein yields the protein MKRDDLLDLNDALQHPGKVISVDLSTELPEEEDLDMVRPLEGALDVVSTGSMLLVTGDFSTRVVIECSRCGEPFEAELSFAMEEEFPVEGTPSSFASDDYARMAPNDEPYPLFQGNHLMVEKLLHQGLWINMPMRPLCETCAEEANPETQELIASWTKPDEEHPFDKLRELNSDLQ from the coding sequence ATGAAGCGAGATGATCTGCTGGACTTAAACGATGCCCTGCAGCATCCCGGGAAAGTCATTTCGGTGGACTTAAGCACCGAACTCCCCGAAGAAGAAGACCTGGACATGGTGCGCCCGCTGGAGGGTGCACTGGATGTTGTGAGCACCGGCAGCATGCTGTTGGTCACCGGCGATTTCAGTACCCGCGTGGTGATCGAATGCTCCCGTTGCGGCGAACCCTTTGAAGCCGAATTGAGCTTCGCCATGGAGGAAGAATTCCCGGTGGAGGGCACGCCCAGCAGCTTCGCCAGCGACGACTACGCGCGGATGGCGCCGAACGACGAGCCGTACCCGCTGTTCCAAGGCAACCACCTCATGGTGGAAAAGTTGCTCCATCAGGGGCTTTGGATTAACATGCCCATGCGTCCCCTCTGTGAAACTTGCGCCGAGGAAGCGAATCCGGAAACTCAGGAGCTCATCGCGAGCTGGACTAAACCGGACGAGGAGCACCCGTTCGACAAGCTTCGCGAATTGAACTCTGACTTGCAATGA
- the plsX gene encoding phosphate acyltransferase PlsX, which produces MTTIVLDAMGGDYAPEAVIEGLLLALPQMRSRVILIGRMADMQRCLKGTVPDRVELLDAPEVVDMDEKPMEALRKKKNSSLVMGIDLVKQGRAEAFVSAGSTGACTAGSLLSWRQITGIRRPAIGSAMPNKHGRFLLLDAGASPDVDPEDLIQFAIMGRAYMSSVMGRKNPTVHLMNIGEEPGKGNAFSKAAYECLSGFSWFRGNMETKDVFKSQVDVAVCDAFVGNMILKTAEGVAEYMSSMIKEQLPTNPLLKLPYLPLRKVMAPIRKQMDYAEIGGSPLLGLNGVCIICHGRSNPKAMMNALLQAESAIEHNLQDAIRAGLTEAFPTSAVVG; this is translated from the coding sequence ATGACCACCATCGTCTTGGATGCCATGGGCGGCGACTACGCCCCCGAAGCCGTGATTGAGGGCCTGCTGCTGGCCTTGCCGCAAATGCGGAGCCGGGTGATTCTCATTGGCCGGATGGCGGACATGCAGCGCTGCCTCAAAGGAACGGTGCCTGATCGGGTGGAACTGCTTGACGCGCCCGAAGTCGTGGACATGGACGAAAAGCCGATGGAAGCCCTTCGCAAGAAGAAGAACTCCAGCCTCGTGATGGGCATTGACCTGGTGAAACAGGGCCGAGCCGAGGCGTTTGTGAGCGCCGGGAGCACGGGGGCTTGCACCGCGGGGTCGCTGCTGAGTTGGCGACAGATCACTGGCATTCGTCGCCCCGCCATTGGCAGCGCGATGCCGAACAAGCACGGCCGATTCTTGTTGCTGGATGCCGGAGCAAGCCCGGACGTTGATCCCGAAGACTTGATCCAGTTCGCGATCATGGGCCGCGCGTACATGTCCAGCGTAATGGGTCGCAAGAACCCCACGGTTCACCTGATGAACATCGGCGAGGAGCCGGGGAAGGGCAACGCATTTTCCAAGGCGGCTTATGAATGCCTCTCGGGGTTCTCGTGGTTCCGCGGGAACATGGAGACCAAAGACGTGTTCAAGAGCCAGGTGGACGTCGCCGTTTGCGACGCGTTTGTCGGCAACATGATTTTGAAAACGGCGGAGGGCGTGGCCGAGTACATGAGCAGCATGATTAAGGAGCAGCTGCCGACCAACCCGCTGCTCAAGCTGCCCTACTTGCCGCTTCGCAAGGTGATGGCGCCGATCCGCAAGCAGATGGATTACGCTGAAATTGGCGGCTCGCCGCTGCTCGGCCTCAACGGCGTGTGCATAATTTGCCACGGACGCAGCAATCCCAAGGCGATGATGAACGCATTGCTCCAGGCGGAGAGCGCGATTGAGCACAACTTGCAAGACGCGATTCGCGCGGGATTAACAGAAGCCTTCCCGACAAGCGCCGTCGTGGGCTAA
- a CDS encoding ketoacyl-ACP synthase III, with product MSIRAVVAGTGMAVPDNIVTNDDLAKIVDTNDEWIRQRTGIGERRICREGETGSQLATTALTNALGKAKLGPDDLDMIICATVSPDYIFPSNACLIQDAIGAKRAGAFDLGAACAGFIYATSVAGSMIEAGRAKHVAVVGVDTLSKHVDWSDRGTCVLFGDGAGAVILTGQENTDRGILHTEMLSDGGGACHILIEAGGSKYPMSSANSAGHNPKIYMAGSEVYRFAVGAMGDACQRVLDNVGLKSEDISLFVPHQANIRIIESAAKRLELPPEKVFINVDRYGNTSAGSIPIGLYEASESGRLEPGDLVMTVGFGAGLVWGANLIRW from the coding sequence ATGAGCATTCGCGCGGTCGTGGCTGGCACCGGAATGGCGGTTCCCGACAACATCGTTACGAACGACGATCTCGCCAAAATCGTTGATACCAACGACGAATGGATTCGGCAACGCACGGGCATCGGCGAGCGCCGCATTTGCCGCGAAGGCGAAACCGGTTCGCAACTCGCGACCACCGCCCTGACGAATGCCCTCGGCAAGGCGAAACTCGGCCCGGACGATCTGGACATGATCATCTGCGCCACGGTGAGCCCCGACTACATTTTCCCCTCGAATGCGTGCTTAATCCAAGATGCGATCGGCGCGAAACGGGCCGGTGCCTTTGACCTCGGTGCGGCCTGCGCGGGCTTTATCTACGCGACCAGCGTTGCCGGAAGCATGATCGAAGCCGGGCGAGCCAAGCATGTCGCCGTGGTTGGCGTGGATACGCTCTCCAAACATGTGGATTGGTCGGATCGCGGTACCTGCGTGCTGTTTGGCGATGGCGCGGGAGCCGTGATTTTGACCGGCCAAGAGAATACGGATCGAGGCATCTTGCACACCGAGATGCTGAGTGACGGCGGTGGCGCGTGCCATATACTGATTGAGGCTGGCGGGAGCAAGTACCCGATGAGCTCGGCCAATAGCGCAGGTCACAACCCCAAGATTTACATGGCGGGCTCCGAGGTTTACCGCTTCGCGGTGGGTGCCATGGGCGATGCCTGCCAGCGCGTGCTCGACAACGTGGGCCTCAAGAGCGAGGACATCTCGCTGTTTGTGCCGCACCAAGCAAACATCCGCATTATCGAATCGGCGGCCAAGCGTCTGGAGCTTCCACCCGAGAAGGTGTTCATCAACGTGGATCGCTACGGGAACACGAGCGCGGGAAGCATTCCGATTGGACTTTACGAAGCCTCTGAATCGGGACGCCTCGAGCCCGGCGACCTGGTGATGACGGTTGGCTTTGGCGCGGGCCTCGTGTGGGGCGCGAACCTCATCCGCTGGTAG